In the Pelmatolapia mariae isolate MD_Pm_ZW linkage group LG10_11, Pm_UMD_F_2, whole genome shotgun sequence genome, tggacCACAAACAGTGTCACTCCTTATGAAGATTACTTTGCACAGCGAGTACTAACAGACAGCATTAATTCAGCATTCAGACAGCGATTCAACCCCTGTGATGTGTCACTGACAAGCAGCTTGTGCCATGTGTACATGGCATACATTGGAGTAGTCTACAATGTGATGCGATTTGTTATTCTTTAATGGATAGCCCTTGCCCACTGAACTCTGCGGACAAATAATTTGTCCTGACTGggattaaaaaattaaatttctgTTTCCTCTGATAGGTGTGCTGTGATCACAAGCATCGCTGGAGATGTTGTTGCTAAGTTCACATGCAATGGAACGGAAGGCCGCTATGTTAATATTGTCATTCCCAACAGAGAAGAGTTCCTGAGTCTGTGTGAGGTCGAAGTGTACGGCTCTAGGCTGgattaagaaaacagaaaaacaaacaagaagctTGCACACTGCAGAAGTTTAATTAGGTATTTATTGCATCTTGCGTAGatcaaaacagtagattaaTAAATAGAACATTGATTAGTCACTTATGGATCATACATTATAAAAGTATTTGGAAACTTAGAAGAACAAATGTATGCTAGATTAGaactgttacagtaaaataattGCTTTGATTCtatgtaaaacatgtttgttgtttgtgtctTCTGACTGTTGATTCAAGTAAAACAATGTGATATTCTAGTATGTGACATTAGTGTGTAATTACAGTACATTTGATTTTTCGACATCTCAATTctcttctctgctttttgttggatgttttggttgtttttttcgaAGTTTCATCATAAGCATTTCATGTGCTGTAACAATCTCTGCTCCAAGAAAAGTCTGAATTTAATCACTGCAAAaattacattgttttaaaattCTTGTTGTACTGTCTAATTTTATCAGCTTTAGTCTTGAGTGTGACCCTTTTTTTATGCTGAAATTTCAATGCGGATCATCTAGAATGAGATTACCATACTGGGCCCAGGTTAACAACCACCACATCCAGTGCTGTTGGCCAACAGAGTTGCAGTGGAAACTTGGTAGTGTTGACcaaagacaaaagacaaaagtAAGAAGAACGATGGAAGATGTTTTTGCAGAAAGTGAGTGAGAAGGAAAGGTAGGAGTGTGGGGGTGAGAACAGAGACTTTAAAATACAGGAAGATGGAAAGAGCTGGCTGATAGATGACATAACTGTAGATGTATGGAGGTATGGAGATGGACAGTGGACTTTTTAAACAACTTTAACACAATCTTGAAACGTTAGAGGACACCTGAGGAACGGGAAAGAAGTGTGCTGGTGCTGATTTTCAAGAGCAAGGGTGATGTACAGCGCTGTAGAAACTACATAGGGATAAATTTCATGAGCCATACCACGAAGATATGGGAAAGAGTTGTTGAAGCTCAGGTTAAGAAGAGAGGTGATGATCAGCAAGCAGTAGTATGGTTTTGTTCCAAGAAAGAGCACTATAGATGGGCTGTTTGTTTTGAGAGAGCTGATGGAGAAGTATAGAGAAGATCAGAAGAAGCTTTACTGTGTCTTTGTGGACGTAGGGTAAGAATATGATAGGGTGCCAAGAGAGGACCTGTGGTACTGcatgaggaagaggaaggatAGTGGGGCAATGGGCAATGGATGTTCAACGAGGacctgccaggcaggaggaaaagaggaagacgtCAGAGGTGGTTCACAAATTTAGTGAAGTAGGAAACCTGTCACATGTGGCAGAGGAGTGTGGTGGGGaagaaaatgactgaaacaaTAACATCatacagttgctgcagatttgttggcttaTATGTTTCAGATGGGAAAATAGAGAAGTCACAGTATTTGTCGTGTTGAAACACCCGGGCAAGTGAAAATGTGCAGCTTGGCATTTTTACTTTTCACTAGAAGTTTGTGGCTTTTCTGGTACTTCTGCATATTTGTGCTTAAGCTGCATTTTCAGCTGCTTAACATAGAACTACTTTTATCTGATTTAAGTTCAGTCCGAACTTTGATCATTGATGGCTCTCTTCTATAATTTCTAATTCCCACTCTAGAACCactttcacacattttcattaaaaacactgtTGCTGTTGCCAAAGCCTGGCACATGTACAACACCAAATATACTGGGCCCAATACTGGAATCAATAATGTCAGTACACATGAGAGGGGCAACAAAGTCTACCAGTAACTGGCACATGAAGTCCATAAATTCTATAGATCTTCCTCAGTGAAATTGCAAAACATGCTCTGGATCCTGTCATGGAAAATATGtgtgtttagatttttttttgtacaataaCCTCAGGCACAGACCTCTCTATTGAGTGAACATTTTTGAGCattatttcattgtttcaaTAGAAAATTTTTTCATTatgtagaaaaacagaaacagttatTGGTGCCCTGGAACCTTTATCTGTTTTCTGAAAGCTCAAAGTGCTCCCAAGCTTTTGAATAACAGCGTGTGATGCAAGTACAAGAACAAGGATGTTGCAAaataatcagtaaaaaaaatctgcattacGGTGCACTGTTTCGCTCACAATGTTAGAAATTTAGGTCATGACTGGAAGTGAAACACAGATGCCCAGGAACAAACCACTGGGTCGGGAATAGACAGAGCTGAAGAGGAATATGAGATAAATTTTAATGTTTGGTTTGGTGTGATTCAGCTGAGAGATGAGATgcattaataaaaacaaacagaaatataatTAATAGCAGCTTTTGTTTCAGGAAAAAGGCAACTGCTTTGTCCGGATCCTCAGGtaacacttttctttcttttatttattaaaagcacaTTTAGAAATTAGCATCTGCTAcagacaaaaagaggaactcaaTTGTAAGATCACTTTTCAGTATAAATCACCATCTGTATAgcaacttattttttttctttgaaaagaAAACTTTGAATGGCAACCTGATTTAACAGATAAATGGTGTCTGCTAGAGACTTTACTTCTAGTATTTCTTCAGAGTCTACAAATTGTGCATATTGCTTCTCACCATTTAAGGAAGGAACCtggaaaaatattgttttaaagcctttgaCTCTCACTGACCAGATTccacagggaaaaaaagagagagacttAGCTTATTTCTGAAGAAAGAGTCCTAATGGAATATACTTAcagtaataactaataactagGAACTAGAAAGGACTAAATATTGTTTATTCTCAACAGATATCATCTTTCTTAATCAGAATAATGAAACCGAGTGTTTTCCTTCTGCTCCTCCTCTTAAGAACGAGTTCGACTTCCACTTATCGTAAGTGTGACATGAGATTAAtgtcttaaatgttaaaaatggcgTATGAACATCATACAAAGATGTCCCTTAGCAACAGTCCTTGCCTCAGTAGCTATGAAAATGCTTGCTGCCAAGAGATAATACTCCTGATTTAAAAATCCACAAATGCTTAAGTGGGGGTTATCACATAAGTCAAAGCTTTACATAATGCTAATTAACATGAGGccataatgacaaaaaaaaaaaaaaatcacctatGAGATTGGAAAGTTGTGCAGATGATCTGCTAATGTGTGAAAAATGCTGGTGCAGACAGTTTATTTCTAAAATATAGCAAAGTACAAAGTACAggtattttctgtatgtttttaatCTCCAGAAAAAACAGATAGGCAATGGGAAAGGAATTTATGCGTTCTGATACAGgagtgaaaaatgaaatcagaaATCCATGGAAACTATGAGAAATCAGACTACATGCAGGATTAATCCACAGAAGGGTTACGCTATTGCAAATGACTCAACTGAAAACTTTGCAAATCAGCAAACTAGCTGCATGTGTAGAGGAAAACAGAATATTATTTACTGCCACATTCAGAGTGGTCTGTTTGTAGGAGTCTTGTAAAATAATTATACTGACATGCTTCTTCAAAATACATTACAATATCAAATAATGTATCTTTATAATTTGACTGTCTGGACTGCTTGAAGTATTGGTGTTATTTTCTTCCAAAGCAGACACACTCGTCTCCAAGACGACTAGTTTTGGACAATTTCACAACTCTGGCAGCAAGTGCCTATAAGTAATTCATATACagtatattttggtttttagaACTGTGTTCTGCATAAAGTTTGCATTTTATGTTGTCCTGCTGTAAAAGCTAGACTGACCTTTCTGAAAGTCATACTACAAAACAAATCTGTCTTGCATAAGCTAACTCAGAAAGGAAATAAttataatactttattaattccAGTGGAAATTAGGTCACATAAATAAATACCTCATAACTCATGTGCAACAATTTAGATGCTTGGGCATTTTTTGCTGTCTGTTTGAATGTCTTTcctattattttttcttatttctgtgATTCCctaattcacagaaaatgtggCCTTGCGTGGTACAGCAGCCCAGTCGATCTCTGAGGACCACATCCTCTCAGCTGCCCACAATGCAATTGATGGAAACCGTAACTCTGACTTCAGGGTGGGATCGTGCACACTCACAAGTGCACAGAACCGTCCCTGGTGGAGAGTGGACCTGCTTCAGTCCTACATCATCACTTCTGTCACCATCACCAACAGAGGAGACTGCTGTCATGAGAGGCTCAACGGGCTAAAGATCCACATAGGCAACTCTCTGGACAGCGAAGGTTTAGGAAACCCAAAGTTAGtgcaattaaagaaaaaaataccatCAATTTATACAGAGAGATTTCTTATCTTTTATTTagcctttttctgtttctcttggTGTTTGTGATCTTTGCTTACCTCTGTCTTTCAAACTGGATCAGTGATACCAGTAGAGGTTGTTCCTTTGTTTGTCAGTTTTGAAAAAAGGGTTTATATATCTGGACATGTGGTTATAGTTAAATCAAATATCGATAGTCTGAAAGCTGACAGTCAATGGTTTTGAAGGCTCAACATCTGGTACTTCATTTGCCATCATTAGCGCATACAGATATACCACTACTTAAAAATACATCTGAGCAGTGTATTTTGGAGAAAGTCTGATTTGCTTTAAAGTTTGACCCACAATTTGTTGGATTGACACAATTTTTGTGTCAGTCAAACCAATTTTGGAATTGATTTAAAACAGCTAATTGATATGTCAATGAAGTTCAGACTTCCAGATTTAATTTGAGGGAATAAGTGTATATGAATTATAACGATTTTTAAACACAGTACCCCCATTTTCAAAGTCTCATAAGTTAAAGCTTGACAGGCAGTTTTATGGCCAGGTTAAGCCAGTTCCCCGAGACTCCCTGAGGCTTTTCATAGTAAATTTAAATATAAGACCAAAAACCATATTGTCTGAAAATATACTGGAGGCAATCTGATGGTACAGGCAATGTATGACTGAGAGTGTTTGATGATGTTACTGCCATTTGAAGCAGCTGGATGAATCTTGTGGCATACAGGGTACAGAACTGCAGAACTCTAAATACAGCTAAATACTGTAAAACTGATTGTATACTGTCCAAATGGACAGTGAAAAACTGAAGGCAGATAGACCCagaaacaagcagcaactgaaggcagctgcagtaaaggcctggcagaaCATCTCAAGCAACTAAACAGCACTTGGTGATGTCCATGGGTTGTAGACGTCAAGCAGTTGTTCATTGTAAGGGGTTAAAAACAATCCTTACCTAAATTATGTTAGTTTGTCCAATTAATTTTTAGCCTGTGATAATATATGTATTAAGACAGATGTAATTCCTAAACAACCAATGTAATTATTTTCTTAAATCCCTTAAACCAAAGCTGAAAGCTGCATatcatttgatttaaaaacctACAAAATGTCCAACAACTTATGGAACCAACTGTATTACCATACTGACAATCACATGTTCTAATATGTTACCATGGTAAGCTACACGCAAGGACAGTAAAGCTATATATCCTAtatttctctctcacacacttttTGTTAGGGTTGGTGAAATTTCTGAAGTTGGTGCTGGCATATCCTTCAATGTGACTTTCACTGATCGAGCAGAGGGGCGCTATGTTATATTGACTCTGCCTGGTTCAAGAAAGATTCTCACACTCTGTGAAGTGGAAGTCTATGGATACCGTTCTCCAACTGGTAAGAATATGAGCTATTACATAAATGTGGACAGTATGCAGCCTTACAGCCAAATTCGTAGTAATGCTAGTGATGCTAGTCTTATTAgcttaagaaagaaaaaattctCTTAGGTAATATTGTTGGAATAGAtaacatacattttcactgctatgcagatgacacccaagtATATTTATCTAGAACCCAGATAACAAAAATGAATTTGTTAAGTTATATCCAATAGACATACTGCGCTGAATGATCTGtaaattcagaaaaaactgaggttattgttcTCGGCCGGAAGTTTATAAACATGTTGCCTAACCAGGTGCTTACTGTGGACTGTATTACTTATGTCTCCAGTAACACTGGGGTATATttaagtcatttttgaccaggatatgttcataaatgtgcatattaaacaaatatgtaagactgcgtTCTGTCATCTGCACAGTATTGGTAAAGTTAGAAACATTTAGTCTCAGAAAGATGTTGAAAACCAGTCCATACTTTTTAGTATTCCAATTACTTATTATCAAATTGTTCTAAAAGATCCTTAAA is a window encoding:
- the LOC134635541 gene encoding fucolectin-7-like, translated to MKPSVFLLLLLLRTSSTSTYQNVALRGTAAQSISEDHILSAAHNAIDGNRNSDFRVGSCTLTSAQNRPWWRVDLLQSYIITSVTITNRGDCCHERLNGLKIHIGNSLDSEGLGNPKVGEISEVGAGISFNVTFTDRAEGRYVILTLPGSRKILTLCEVEVYGYRSPTGDNLALQGKATQSSLYGFGFAYNAIDGNRNSKWEEGSCTHTNNNISPWWRLNLRKTHKVFSVKIVNIDSNPERLNGAEIRIGDSLDNNGNNNPRCAVITNITGGAVANFTCNGMDGRYVNIVIPDREEFLSLCEVEVYGSKLD